In Dama dama isolate Ldn47 chromosome 10, ASM3311817v1, whole genome shotgun sequence, the sequence atttattttggctgcgccaggtcttagttgcagcatgcaggatcttcgatctttattgtggcatgtgaacccttagttgcagcatgtgggatctaagtccctgatcagggaatgaaCTCATGCCTTCTGCACTGGGGGCATGtagtctcagccactggagcaTCAAGGAagtccttgtgtgtgtgtattcaacaGACCTTATTTCTGAGAAGTTTTAGATTCACACCAAAATTAAGCAGAAAGTACAGTTTGCAAACATCCCTTGCTCCCAAACATGCACAACCTCCCCCACCATCAGCATCCCCACCAGACCATGTGGTGCAGTAGTTACAGCTGATGAATCTACACCACGAATCACCCACAGTCCACAGCTTACATTAGGCTTCCATCTTGGTGGTGCACTTTTGGCAGGTTTGGACAAATGacaaataaagaatctgcccacaatgcaggagtcgcaggttcgattcctgggtcaggaagatcccctggagaagagaatggcaacccactcccatattcttgcctggagaatccctggaacagagtagcctggtgggctacagtccatggagtcacaaagagtcagacaagactgagtgactaacacacacatacagtaaaTGACATGTATCTATCATTATAGCATCATACAGGGTAGTCTCATTGCCttgaaaatcctctgtgctctgactGTTCATCCTTTCCAGCCCCTAAGCCCTGGCAACCAGGAGTCTACACTTCATTGCAGTGCAGTGggttcccttgttgcagagcgcgggctctagggcgcacactcagctgtggcgcatgggcttagctgcgccgcagcatgtggaaccttcccgcaccaggggttgaatctgtgtcccctgcattgacaggaaggtggattcttaaccactggaccaccaggaaagtcctgattTGTAGTTTTTAGAGTAtatgaaatcaaaagggaaatcagacAGTACTTAAGGGACTTCAGGGCAAGTGAGACACAGATTCAGCTGCCAGtccagtaagatcccacatgccccagagctactaagcccatgggccacagctaccGAGCCCGAGATCCAGAGCCTGTGTACTGCAACAAAGAGTGGCCCCtatttgctgcaactagagaaaactggaagaaatatcaacaacctcagatacactgctgataccactctaatggaagaaagcaaggaggaactaaagagcctcttgatgagggtgaaagaggagagtgaacaaattggcttaaaacacaacattaaataaactaaaataatggAATCTGGGACCataacttcatgacaaacagaagggggaaagtgaaagcagtgacaaattttattttcgtgggctccaaaatcactgcagacggtgactgcagccatgaaattaaaagatgcttgcttcttggaaggaaaactatgacaaacctagacattgtattaaaaagcaaagacataaaaacaaaaccaaacaaacaaacaaaaagcaaagatatcactttgccaacaaagtccatatagtcaaagctatagtttttccagtagtcatgtacaggtgtgagagttggaccataaagaaggctgagtgctaaggAATTATCAGGTGATACtacggccacctgatgtgaagagctgactcattggaaaagaccctgattctgggaaagattgaaggcaaaaggagaaaggggcagcagaggatgagatggttagatagcatcactgacttaatggacatgaatctgagcaaactccaggagatgtgcacagaggagcctggcgtgctgcagtccatggggttgcaaagagttaacacaacttcatgacagaaaaacaacaagagaaagcagcaatgaagacccagtgtagaaaagaaatgaaaaatccacCTTGGAATGCAGGGTATGTGGGTtgaatccctgttcagggaactaagatcccacagccagcggggaactaagcccatgtgctgcaaacgACAGAGCCCATGGGctcctgtgccacaactagagagaagcccaaaaCAAAGATcacaagtgctgcaactaagacccaacgcagtaAGAAAtaaaccaacttaaaaaaaagaaagagggacttccctggtggtccaaagactaagactctgcactcccaatgtaggggccccgggttcaatccctggtcaggaaactagattccacatgctgcaactaaagatcctgcatgccacaactaagacccagcacagtcaaataaaaaaataataaaagtaaatattaaaaaaaataaagaaaatactctGAGATGAAAGGAAATGAAGGCATATCAAAACAAATGGAATACAGTTAATACAGtgtttagagggaaatttatagctgtaAGTGTCCATACTAAGAAAGGAGAAAGATTACACAACAATCATGTCCCATCTTAAGACAGTGGAAAAAGCAGGTCTCTTGTATTCAACATTTTACGGGAGAtcctggctgtggtcaccatGTTTCTCCCCTCTGGAGATTCCACCCAGAGCaattcattaataaaatgaaacaaacggCATCTAAATTGGGGACCCTTGCGTGTACAAAATCCTGAAGAATCTAGTAagcaactattagaactaataaatgagttcagcaaAGTTTTTGGGTACAAGATCTACGTACAAAACTCAATTGTATTTTTATACTCTTGCAATCAACAATTGAAAATGACACTAAGAAAAAAAACTCCATCCGCACAACACACAGAAACatacatggggacttccctggcagtccagtggttgagactctgtacttccaatgcCAGGGGCCTAGGTTTAACCCTGGTgtagaaactaagatcccacacacagcGTGGtgtgatcaaataaataaatatcacagcttaaaaaacaaattttaaagtatgtatgttttttaaaaaagtaattatatTAGATCCTGTGGATCTCAAAATTCAAATAGTAAGCTGCCACCTTTTCAACCTGAACTGTACTATAAATGAGAATATCTGTGATTTCTGTTTATGATCAAGTCACAGGCATCGCAAGGTGTTTCAGTGAAGCTAAATTCCTCCTGTTCGAGGCCAGTTAAGAATAAGGGTGGGATTTTTCCCCAACCAAATGCCTGGATGCCTGGCCTGATCTTGCCTGACCATGCAGGTCCATCCTCCCAGCTCAGGGTGTCAATTCAGAGGGAGATCCAGACCCAGGTGGGAGCAACCCCCCCCTCTCCCCGCCCGCCCAGCCCAGAAGCCGGCCCTGCTTCCAGGACAGGGGTACAGGCGCAGGAGGACCTGCATGAACTCAACAGGATACTTAAGGACTGCGTTGATATAAAAGACGAACACGACCCGTGCTGGGTTCATcaccattattctttttttcttctgattttaaacAGAAATTGACATTAGACACTTCCCAAGTCCACTCGAGTGAAACAGCGTCTGGGGGGAGGtgcgggggggtggggagtgCGGGGTgcagggggggagggggaggagccgTAGGCGCAAAAGCCTGGGGACGCTCGCCCTCCCTCgactccttcccctccctctccttcccccaacccgcctccctctctccctccacccctgcggcctcctcccgcctccctccttcCACCCTTTCCCCCAGTTTCTTTCTCTcccgcctccccctccctccgcccctccccctcctcccaggacCCTCTCCCCTGCGCGCTCGGCCAGCGCCGGCGGCTGGGAGTCATGCGCTGCCTCTCCGGGCTCGCGGCGCTGCGGGGGTTGCTGTGCGGCGCCCGGGCCCTGGGCCCCAGCCTGCTCGCGCGCTCCTGCTCGGGTGAGTCCGCCCGCCTGGCGGCCACGCGCGGGGTGGGGCGGGTCGAGGAGCCGCCGGCCTTTGCTGACGCACGTGCGGCCCCGGCGCGGGGGCCGGAGGCCCGGGAGCAGGCGGGCTGGAGAGGCGCGCCCCTGGGGTTCCTACCCCGCGGGGCCCCAGCGCtcaccgccgccgccaccgcccacTCCCAGCCAGGCCCCCACGGCCCCGCTCACCTCACCTTGCTCTGGGCAGGGGGTCCCAGGGCTCCGCAGCAGGAGGAAACCAGAAGCTTGGTGGCCACACTTTGTGCTTGCAGGGATCCCAGCGGGCCCAGGGCTCCTGCGTGAGGTCATTCTCAACAAATGAACACTCCTATCCTGAGGCGTCTTTCCGCCAGGCATATCCCTGCCTGGAGCCTTGCAGTTATCCGGGGGTCCTCCGCCCCAGCAGCTGGCCCTCGGGCGCTTCCAGAGTCCTGGGGTTCCAATACTGGCGAGGGTAAACTGCCATCTTCCGAGACAGGAGCCAGCTGGCAGCAGGCCAGGCTGGACAGCAGGGCCCCTAGGGACTGGGCTTGGTGGGGCGGAGGAGGGGAAGAATAAGGGTGGGGGCCTTCCTGCAGTGCAAGGCATTGAAGGTACTGGTGTGGTGGGCACCCGATGCGTGCTCCCCAAGCCCTCCTGGGGCTGGGAAGGCAGATGCAGATGCCCCCAGGGACATTGGCTCTTTTGGACCTGACTGCTCATCTCTTCTCCagtttcctcttccctctctgcaGGGCTTAGCCGCCAATCCAGGGTCTGGGCCCTTCTCCAGAGTACACTTGACCCTAGGCCCAATGCCAAGGGTCAGCCTAACTCTGGAAGTTTTAGGTGGTAGGAGGGTGATGACGCTGGGGGTCTCTCTGGCAGCGTCACGCCCAGAGGAGGAGGACTGGGGCAGTGTTGACTTTAGGACACTTTAGGTTTCAAATGTCCTGCCTTGAAACCCCAACAGCAGCCTGGCCAAGGAAGGTGTCAGGGGAGGACCCTTCCCCCTTTCTCAATCCCcaggtctctttctctctctctccctgtggcCCAGTGGGAAAGTGCTTTTCACtctccctggtcccagaagatggATGCTGGGTCCCCCCTGATGTGGTAGTTTGGGGGTGCAGACAGTGTCTATGCTAGCTCCCCGAAGTACAGGCGTGAACATCAGGACTTGTACTTTCTTTCCAGTGTGGCATCTCAGGGGCACCAGCTCCATCATGGGCAGCTTCTCCCACTGCCTGCCTGGGTGGGGCCATGGCCCTGCGACAGGCTGAAGTCCCCAGGGGCCCACCGTGCTGGACAGTCCTGGCTGTGGGCACCATAATTCCCCTCCAGGACTGCTCTGGTTGAGGCAAACTCTGCAGTCTAGGGGACACCTGGGTCTTGGCAGGGGAACCCAGGTCCAGGAGATGTGAAAGGTGAGGCCATGGCAGCCCCGAGCCCCCCTCTTCTACAGGAGGACCCTCCTGGACCCGGGAGCGGACCCTGGTTGCGGTGAAGCCAGATGGGGTGCAGCGGCGGCTGGTCGGGGATGTGATCCAGCGCTTTGAAAGGAGGGGCTTCAAGCTGGTGGGGATGAAGATGCTGCAGGTACCAGGGCTTTCGGCCTGTGGGTGTCGCTGAGGGGACCGAGGTGGGGGCTGTTCTCAGCCCTGTGTCAGGACAGCCTCCTTGTGCTGGCAGTAgaaggggaggggcggggaagtGTCTATGCTAAGCTGGAATGCCAGCCCTTGTCAGTGTTGTCTGCTGAGGGCCCTGCAGTCAGGATGCCACAACCACTGCCCTGGTGCCTGGTGGGGCTCCCTCTCACCCCTTCCCTCAATGCACCAGGCCCCAGAGAGGATCCTTGCTGAGCACTACCACGATCTGCAGAGGAAGCCCTTCTACCCAGCCCTCATCAGCTACATGAGCTCCGGCCCAGTGGTGGCCATGGTACGGTAGGGCCGCGGCGGTGGGAGGGTGGAGGGCCCTGGGTTGAGCCCTGGGTGacccccacctctccccacctcctctaTCTCTCTGCTGCAGGTCTGGGAAGGCCCCAATGTGGTCTGCACCTCGAGGGCCATGATAGGCCACACCAACTCTGCCAAGGCTGCCCCTGGCACCATCCGGGGAGACTTCAGCACCCACGTCAGCAGGTAACACACTCAGCCACTTGGAGCTGAGGCCCAGTGCCCTAGGGGCTCAGCGTGGCGGCCTGTGCCCAAGGCAGATCCACTGGGCCTGGGCGTCTTGCTAAGGGGAAAGCAAAGCCAGAAAACAATGGGAGCATGTCACACCTGATGTTGGCTAGTgcagtatttttcaaaaccttttcgtGTACACAGGAGA encodes:
- the NME4 gene encoding nucleoside diphosphate kinase, mitochondrial isoform X2 yields the protein MRCLSGLAALRGLLCGARALGPSLLARSCSGGPSWTRERTLVAVKPDGVQRRLVGDVIQRFERRGFKLVGMKMLQAPERILAEHYHDLQRKPFYPALISYMSSGPVVAMVWEGPNVVCTSRAMIGHTNSAKAAPGTIRGDFSTHVSRNVIHASDSVEGAQREIQLWFQSSELVDWVDEGHLSSIYAA
- the NME4 gene encoding nucleoside diphosphate kinase, mitochondrial isoform X1 → MNTPILRRLSARHIPAWSLAVIRGSSAPAAGPRALPESWGSNTGEGGPSWTRERTLVAVKPDGVQRRLVGDVIQRFERRGFKLVGMKMLQAPERILAEHYHDLQRKPFYPALISYMSSGPVVAMVWEGPNVVCTSRAMIGHTNSAKAAPGTIRGDFSTHVSRNVIHASDSVEGAQREIQLWFQSSELVDWVDEGHLSSIYAA